The following proteins come from a genomic window of Acidobacteriota bacterium:
- a CDS encoding ABC transporter permease has product MNLFDPDNWREIYEVLKGNKLRTFLTAFGVFWGIFMLLVMLGSGSGLSNGVNDGFSDQATNSVFVWNRRTTLPFKGRGPGREIRFTVADAAAIRAEVPEAGVICPRNQLGGFQGGNNVTRGTKAGAFSVLGDYPEIARIQSVRLVAGRFLDALDIAERRKVAVIGPRVQEVLFPRGEDPLGGHIRINGVDFKVIGAFKPRRTSGSHDDQDQSLYVPFTTFQSAFNYGDKVGWLAITSKEGVPASVMETKVLALLKDRHGVAPADERAIGHFNLEKEFGQIEGLFGGIESLIWIVGIGTLAAGVIGVSNIMLVIVRERTNEIGVRRAVGATPFAIMAQVVLESLVLTGIAGSLGLIAGVGVVELTARLTSGADLEMFKNPEVDLATALQTLAILIVAGIVAGIFPARRAVSSSPVEALRAVI; this is encoded by the coding sequence ATGAACCTCTTCGATCCGGACAACTGGCGTGAGATCTACGAGGTGCTGAAGGGCAACAAGCTCCGCACGTTCCTCACGGCCTTCGGAGTCTTCTGGGGGATCTTCATGCTCCTCGTCATGCTGGGATCGGGGAGCGGCCTGAGCAACGGCGTGAACGACGGTTTCTCGGATCAGGCCACCAACTCGGTCTTCGTCTGGAACCGGCGGACGACGCTGCCCTTCAAGGGTCGCGGGCCCGGGCGGGAGATACGGTTCACCGTCGCGGACGCCGCCGCGATCCGCGCGGAGGTGCCCGAGGCGGGGGTGATCTGTCCCCGTAACCAGCTCGGTGGATTCCAGGGGGGCAACAACGTCACGAGGGGCACGAAGGCCGGGGCGTTCAGCGTTCTCGGCGACTACCCCGAGATCGCGCGCATCCAGTCGGTGCGGCTCGTCGCCGGGCGCTTCCTCGACGCCCTCGACATCGCCGAGCGAAGGAAGGTGGCGGTCATCGGCCCGCGCGTGCAGGAGGTCCTTTTCCCCCGCGGCGAGGATCCTCTGGGCGGCCACATCCGGATCAACGGCGTCGACTTCAAGGTGATCGGCGCCTTCAAGCCGCGCCGCACGAGCGGCTCGCACGACGATCAGGATCAGAGCCTCTACGTTCCCTTCACGACCTTTCAATCGGCCTTCAACTACGGCGACAAGGTCGGCTGGCTCGCCATCACGTCGAAGGAGGGCGTCCCCGCGTCGGTGATGGAGACGAAGGTGCTGGCCCTTCTCAAGGACCGCCACGGCGTCGCCCCGGCGGACGAACGGGCCATCGGCCACTTCAACCTCGAGAAGGAGTTCGGCCAGATCGAGGGGCTCTTCGGCGGGATCGAATCGCTCATCTGGATTGTCGGCATCGGCACGCTCGCCGCCGGCGTCATCGGCGTCAGCAACATCATGCTCGTCATCGTGCGCGAGAGGACCAACGAGATCGGCGTGCGCCGCGCCGTCGGCGCCACCCCATTCGCGATCATGGCCCAGGTCGTGCTGGAATCGCTCGTCCTGACGGGGATCGCCGGGAGCCTCGGCCTGATTGCGGGGGTCGGGGTCGTCGAGCTGACCGCCCGCCTGACGAGCGGCGCCGACCTCGAGATGTTCAAGAACCCCGAGGTGGATCTGGCGACGGCGCTCCAGACCCTGGCGATCCTGATCGTCGCGGGGATCGTCGCCGGCATCTTCCCGGCCCGCCGCGCCGTCAGCTCGAGCCCCGTGGAGGCCCTCCGCGCCGTCATCTGA
- the msrP gene encoding protein-methionine-sulfoxide reductase catalytic subunit MsrP has product MLIRIPKGWEISEAQASDEGAYLNRRRFVRTLGLAGVVAGSGALWAPGAEEPARPAAPPAPPPGVPSPLFPAKRNPAYTVDAPLTAEKAAASSNIFDEFSSARDGVAEAARNFRTSPWTIHIGGSVAKAITLDVEELVRRVGLEERVYRHRCVEAWSMVVPWTGFPLKKLVDLAEPMPGAKYLRMISFHRPEEAPGWYASKRVFPYYEALSLAEATHELAFLSTGIFGHPLPAQHGAPLRLTVPWKYGLKSIKSIVAFQFTPERPGTFWNDLSPTKYSFECNVRPDVPIPWPQTEETVLDTGETRKTEPYNGYEKFVAHLYA; this is encoded by the coding sequence ATGTTGATCCGCATCCCGAAAGGCTGGGAGATCTCCGAAGCGCAGGCGTCCGATGAGGGCGCCTATCTGAATCGCCGGAGGTTCGTGAGAACGCTGGGCCTCGCCGGCGTCGTGGCCGGGTCCGGAGCGCTCTGGGCGCCGGGGGCGGAGGAGCCGGCGAGGCCGGCCGCACCGCCCGCGCCGCCTCCCGGGGTCCCAAGCCCGCTCTTCCCCGCGAAGCGGAACCCCGCCTACACCGTCGACGCCCCCCTCACGGCCGAGAAGGCCGCCGCGAGCAGCAATATCTTCGACGAGTTCTCCTCGGCGCGCGACGGCGTCGCCGAGGCGGCGAGGAACTTCCGCACCAGCCCGTGGACGATTCACATCGGCGGCTCGGTCGCGAAGGCGATCACCCTCGACGTCGAGGAGCTCGTCCGCCGCGTCGGGCTCGAGGAGCGCGTCTACCGCCACCGGTGCGTGGAGGCGTGGTCGATGGTCGTGCCGTGGACGGGATTCCCGCTGAAGAAGCTGGTCGATCTCGCCGAGCCCATGCCCGGCGCAAAGTACCTCCGGATGATCAGCTTCCACCGCCCGGAGGAGGCGCCGGGATGGTACGCGAGCAAGCGCGTCTTCCCCTACTACGAGGCCCTCTCCCTCGCCGAAGCGACGCACGAGCTCGCCTTTCTCTCGACCGGAATCTTCGGCCATCCGCTCCCGGCGCAGCACGGCGCGCCGCTTCGCCTCACGGTCCCGTGGAAGTACGGCCTCAAGAGCATCAAGTCGATCGTCGCCTTCCAGTTCACCCCTGAGCGGCCCGGGACCTTCTGGAACGACCTTTCTCCGACCAAATACTCGTTCGAGTGCAACGTCCGGCCGGACGTCCCGATCCCGTGGCCGCAGACCGAGGAGACGGTTCTCGATACCGGAGAAACGCGAAAGACCGAGCCGTACAACGGCTATGAGAAGTTCGTGGCGCACCTGTATGCGTAG
- a CDS encoding MarR family transcriptional regulator produces the protein MQLKRAPKRRRPPRRGASGVSATRLHADTAEFYSAFLELLRVFQFRDRDRACYGDVTLTECYSLEALDRRGAMTVSDLAADLCLDKSGASRTLASLERKGYALRFDHATDRRALMIRLTSTGRAVLYRIKSDIEARYRDILSDFPPPVRREAVRLLRALTRDARATSSKTCRAPAKGKQGKR, from the coding sequence ATGCAACTAAAACGCGCCCCCAAGCGCCGGCGTCCCCCCCGGCGCGGCGCGAGCGGGGTCTCCGCGACGCGTCTCCACGCCGACACCGCCGAGTTCTACTCCGCCTTCCTCGAGCTGTTGCGCGTCTTCCAGTTCAGGGACCGGGACCGGGCATGCTACGGCGACGTCACGTTGACCGAGTGCTACAGCCTCGAGGCCCTCGACCGCCGCGGCGCCATGACCGTCAGCGATCTCGCCGCAGACCTGTGCCTCGACAAGAGCGGCGCCAGCCGGACCCTCGCCTCGCTCGAGAGGAAGGGCTACGCCCTGAGGTTCGATCACGCGACCGATCGGCGGGCGCTCATGATCCGGCTGACCTCGACGGGTCGGGCCGTCCTGTACCGGATCAAGAGTGACATCGAGGCGCGCTACCGGGACATCCTGTCGGACTTCCCTCCCCCGGTCCGGCGCGAAGCGGTGAGGCTTCTCCGGGCCCTGACCCGGGACGCGCGGGCGACGTCGTCGAAGACCTGCAGGGCGCCGGCGAAGGGGAAGCAGGGAAAACGATGA
- a CDS encoding ABC transporter permease: MFDTDTWQEIFSIIRSNKLRSALTAFSVAWGIFMLIVLLGSGQGLSHGIEHQFRDDAINSIWVYPGQTSVPYKGLKPGRRVQLTNDDYDGLAAGVDGVDHITSRFYIKGTLVVRYRDLTTSFDVRCVHPDHLYFEKTIVTEGRFLNPLDIKERRKVAALGDRVVKALFKDEPPIGKEIQINGVSFKIVGTFTDEGGENEQEKIYVPISTAQRAFGGANRVNQIFMTTGTEPLPKTEAMAKEVKNRMAEKHAFSADDTRAVFVNNNNEQFDRFTKLMRAIRAFVWVVGLGTILAGIVGVSNIMMIAVRERTREIGVRKALGATPWSVVSLILKESILITSVAGYAGLVLGIAVLEIASRVLPKDGYFIRPEVDLSVAIEATILLVVAGAIAGFFPARRAGSLRPVEALRSE, encoded by the coding sequence ATGTTTGACACCGACACCTGGCAGGAGATCTTCAGCATCATCCGGAGCAACAAGCTCCGCTCCGCCCTCACGGCCTTCAGCGTCGCCTGGGGGATCTTCATGCTGATCGTGCTCCTCGGATCGGGGCAGGGCCTCTCCCACGGCATCGAGCACCAGTTCCGCGACGACGCCATCAACAGCATCTGGGTCTACCCGGGCCAGACGAGCGTCCCGTACAAGGGGCTGAAGCCCGGACGCCGCGTGCAGCTCACGAACGACGACTACGACGGGCTGGCCGCGGGCGTGGACGGCGTGGACCACATCACCTCGCGCTTCTACATCAAGGGGACGCTGGTCGTGCGCTACCGCGACCTCACGACCTCGTTCGACGTGCGCTGCGTGCACCCCGATCACCTGTACTTCGAGAAGACGATCGTCACGGAGGGGCGCTTCCTGAACCCCCTCGACATCAAGGAGCGGCGCAAGGTGGCTGCCTTAGGCGACAGGGTCGTCAAGGCCCTCTTCAAGGACGAGCCCCCGATAGGCAAGGAGATCCAGATCAACGGCGTCTCCTTCAAGATCGTGGGCACCTTCACCGACGAGGGAGGGGAGAACGAGCAGGAGAAGATCTACGTTCCGATCTCCACGGCCCAGCGGGCGTTCGGGGGCGCGAACCGCGTCAACCAGATCTTCATGACGACGGGGACGGAACCGCTGCCGAAGACGGAGGCGATGGCGAAGGAGGTCAAGAACCGCATGGCCGAGAAGCACGCCTTCTCGGCCGACGACACGCGGGCCGTCTTCGTGAACAACAACAACGAGCAGTTCGACCGCTTCACGAAGCTGATGCGCGCGATACGGGCGTTCGTCTGGGTCGTGGGGCTCGGCACGATCCTCGCGGGGATCGTCGGCGTGAGCAACATCATGATGATCGCCGTGCGCGAGCGCACCCGCGAGATCGGCGTGAGGAAGGCGCTCGGGGCGACGCCGTGGTCCGTCGTCTCGCTCATCCTCAAGGAGTCGATCCTCATCACGTCGGTGGCCGGGTACGCGGGGCTCGTCCTGGGGATTGCCGTCCTCGAGATCGCGAGCCGCGTCCTGCCGAAGGACGGCTACTTCATCCGACCCGAGGTGGATCTCTCCGTCGCGATCGAGGCGACGATCCTGCTCGTTGTCGCGGGCGCGATCGCCGGCTTCTTCCCCGCCCGCCGGGCGGGGAGCCTGCGTCCCGTGGAGGCGCTGAGGAGCGAATGA
- a CDS encoding efflux RND transporter periplasmic adaptor subunit gives MKKILGALLALVLVALFAGTLWFLWKKSQTAPVVYKTASPETGDVVKKAVATGAVIPRKEIAVKPQVSGIIDSIKVEPGDRVKRGDLIAVIRVIPQTAALASAESRVNLARIRLEDAQRELDRRQRLFDEKVLEETALRAAILARDTEQEELAAAGDSLEVIRRGVPSRSGQETNTLVRATMTGTVLDVPVKEGASVIESNNFNDGTTIAALADMGELIFEGKVDESEVGKLRTGMEMVLTIGALEPARFNAVLEHIAPKGFEENGAVQFKIRAALRVTGDAVIRANYSANADIVLDRRTGVLTLSESLLQFEGDQPYVEVETSPQKFERRKIKTGLSDGIRIEIVEGLTKDDKVKGAAVGAPGA, from the coding sequence ATGAAGAAGATCCTCGGCGCCCTCCTGGCGCTCGTCCTCGTCGCCCTCTTCGCGGGGACCCTCTGGTTCCTGTGGAAGAAGAGCCAGACGGCGCCCGTCGTCTACAAGACCGCCTCCCCCGAGACCGGCGACGTCGTGAAGAAGGCCGTCGCCACCGGCGCGGTGATCCCGAGGAAGGAGATCGCCGTCAAGCCGCAGGTGTCGGGGATCATCGATTCGATCAAGGTCGAGCCCGGCGACCGCGTGAAGCGCGGCGATCTCATCGCCGTGATCCGCGTCATCCCGCAGACGGCCGCCCTCGCCTCGGCCGAGAGCCGCGTCAACCTCGCGCGCATCCGCCTCGAGGACGCGCAGCGCGAGCTCGATCGGCGCCAGCGCCTCTTCGACGAGAAGGTCCTCGAGGAGACGGCGCTCCGCGCGGCGATCCTCGCGCGGGACACGGAGCAGGAGGAGCTGGCGGCGGCCGGCGACTCGCTCGAGGTGATCCGCCGCGGCGTTCCGTCGCGCTCGGGGCAGGAGACGAACACCCTCGTGCGCGCCACGATGACGGGCACGGTCCTCGACGTTCCGGTGAAGGAGGGGGCGTCGGTGATCGAGTCGAACAACTTCAACGACGGGACGACGATCGCCGCCCTCGCCGACATGGGGGAGCTGATCTTCGAGGGGAAGGTGGACGAGTCGGAGGTCGGGAAGCTGAGGACCGGGATGGAGATGGTCCTGACCATCGGCGCCCTGGAGCCCGCCCGTTTCAACGCCGTCCTCGAGCACATCGCGCCGAAGGGGTTCGAGGAGAATGGCGCCGTCCAGTTCAAGATCCGCGCCGCGCTGCGCGTCACCGGCGACGCCGTCATTCGCGCGAACTACAGCGCCAACGCCGACATCGTCCTCGACCGGCGCACCGGTGTGCTGACGCTGAGCGAGAGCCTCCTCCAGTTCGAGGGGGATCAGCCGTACGTCGAGGTCGAGACGTCGCCGCAGAAGTTCGAGCGCCGGAAGATCAAGACGGGCCTGTCCGACGGCATTCGGATCGAAATCGTCGAAGGGCTCACGAAGGACGACAAGGTCAAGGGCGCCGCGGTGGGCGCACCGGGGGCGTGA
- a CDS encoding ABC transporter ATP-binding protein, producing the protein MIQLEGVDKTYVSGKNRLHVLKSIDLTIDAGEMVSIMGASGSGKSTLMNVVGLLDGYDAGAYRLDGELMKGISETRAAIHRRKAVGFVFQSFNLIPFKTAAENVALPLYYQGVSRKRRLAIATEALARLGLLDRAEHRPSEMSGGQQQRIAIARALVGKPKILLADEPTGALDSTTSLEIMRVLQEVNAEGVTVVVVTHERDVAAMTRRIIRLHDGRIENAHERPADV; encoded by the coding sequence ATGATCCAGCTCGAAGGCGTGGACAAAACCTATGTCTCGGGGAAGAACCGCCTGCACGTCCTCAAGTCGATCGATCTGACGATCGACGCGGGGGAGATGGTCTCCATCATGGGGGCGTCGGGGTCGGGGAAGTCGACCCTGATGAACGTCGTCGGGCTCCTCGACGGCTACGACGCCGGCGCCTACCGCCTCGACGGCGAGCTGATGAAGGGGATCTCCGAGACCCGCGCGGCGATCCACAGGCGCAAGGCCGTCGGTTTCGTCTTCCAGTCGTTCAACCTCATCCCCTTCAAGACCGCGGCCGAGAACGTCGCGCTGCCTCTCTACTACCAGGGGGTGAGCCGCAAGCGCCGGCTCGCGATCGCGACCGAAGCCCTTGCCCGCCTCGGGCTCCTGGACCGGGCCGAGCATCGCCCGTCGGAGATGTCGGGGGGCCAGCAGCAGCGCATCGCGATCGCCCGGGCGCTCGTCGGCAAGCCGAAGATTCTCCTCGCCGACGAGCCGACCGGCGCCCTCGACTCGACGACCTCGCTCGAGATCATGCGCGTCCTCCAGGAGGTGAACGCCGAGGGGGTCACCGTGGTCGTGGTCACGCACGAGCGGGACGTCGCGGCGATGACGCGCCGCATCATCCGGCTGCACGACGGCCGCATCGAGAACGCCCACGAGAGGCCGGCCGATGTTTGA